Proteins encoded together in one Lathyrus oleraceus cultivar Zhongwan6 chromosome 5, CAAS_Psat_ZW6_1.0, whole genome shotgun sequence window:
- the LOC127085796 gene encoding putative disease resistance protein At3g14460 translates to MEAIQRETPVSLSNSVKKLLEKIVSIDNFRNTKLDVSLLTNLKTTLLDLQDALYIANKKLIPTQANNNSLHFLTRAVFQVTNLLHETYFLPYATNNQLKTHFSLTFFIAVIKSKTVDLVQILQGFSSGKQLGDVESSIYGRDADIEKLKHLLLSRDSDSESKIRVISIVGMGGVGKTALAKHLYNDPQVKAKFDLKLWADFSNEVDDLSVFETFLESITTSKTTPSNDIDTIYPIFLMVLDGVWDTRFVNWTFLMDILKAGKTGSRVIITTQDESIAISMNTILSSFVHYLRPLKLKYCWSLLAEHAFRPHSYHEQRSYLEEIGRKIAKKCHGLPLAAVEYGAILRISSDPNVWNYVLESHARETAYEVLASLELSYNFLSYPLKRCFQYCSIFPKKSVLEKRMVVQLWIAAGLLESSSTNQEKVGEEYFDDLVSRSLIHRRSIGDEERNFGMHNFIHDLATEVSSSYHINMDKHNPDNRMRNFSYNRETYDSYDKFDKLYGLKSLHTFLAFPLQEQLPLCLLSNKIVHDTLPKMKQLRMLSLSSYKSITKVPNSIGNLLYMRYLNLSHTNIERLPSETCKLYHLQFLLLAGCKRLTELPEDMGKLINLRHLDISNTALREMPVQIAKLKNLHTLSDFVVSKHNDGLNIAELGKLPHLQGKLSISQLQNVNDPVEVDRANIKMKEQIDELALEWDCGSTFLDSQIQSVVLEHLQPSINLKSLTIKGYGGISFPNWLRDFLFSNMVYMKISNCENCLWLPPLGQLGNLKELFIEGMQSVQTIGTEFYGSGGSSFPALEVLHFENMQEWEEWDLIRGTTTMFPSLKTLTLGNCPKLIVGNITDKFPSLTELELRECPLLVQSIPLSDHVFGQLTFPLNSLQQLTIDGFPSLMSFPIDGLPKTLKLLIISNCENLEFLPHDCLHNYTSLVELKISYSCNSMISFTLGTLPVLKSLFIEGCINLKSILIAEDESEKSLSFLRSIKIWDCNELESFSPGELATPNLVYIALWKCEKLHSLPEAMNSLASLQEMEIDNLPNLQSFVIDELPSSLRKLSVGSVGGITWNTEPTWEHLTCLSELRINGGDTVNTLMGPLLPTSLVTLCICGLNDTSIDEKWLQHLTSLQNLEIINAPKLKSLPKKGFPSSLSVLSVTRCPLLEASLRKKRGKKWRKIAHIPSIIIDDELIT, encoded by the coding sequence ATGGAGGCCATTCAGAGAGAAACACCGGTCTCACTCTCAAATTCTGTGAAAAAATTGTTAGAAAAGATTGTTTCTATCGACAACTTCCGGAACACGAAGCTTGACGTTTCACTCTTGACAAACCTGAAGACAACACTGCTGGATCTTCAAGATGCACTTTATATTGCTAACAAGAAACTCATCCCCACTCAAGCTAACAACAACTCGCTCCATTTCTTGACTCGTGCTGTTTTTCAAGTTACCAATTTGCTTCACGAAACCTATTTTTTACCGTATGCTACCAATAACCAGCTCAAAACTCATTTTAGTTTAACTTTTTTCATTGCAGTGATTAAGTCTAAAACTGTTGATTTAGTTCAAATATTACAAGGCTTTAGTTCAGGAAAACAACTTGGTGATGTTGAATCTTCTATTTATGGAAGAGATGCTGATATAGAGAAACTTAAACATCTTTTGTTGTCTAGGGATAGTGATAGTGAAAGTAAAATAAGAGTGATTTCCATTGTAGGTATGGGAGGGGTTGGCAAAACAGCTCTTGCCAAACACCTTTACAATGATCCTCAAGTTAAGGCCAAATTTGACTTAAAATTGTGGGCAGATTTCTCAAATGAGGTAGATGATTTGAGTGTTTTTGAAACCTTTCTTGAATCTATTACTACTTCAAAAACAACCCCCAGTAATGATATTGATACCATTTACCCAATTTTTTTGATGGTATTGGATGGTGTGTGGGATACAAGATTTGTCAATTGGACATTTCTGATGGATATCTTGAAAGCTGGGAAAACAGGAAGTCGGGTCATCATCACAACACAAGATGAAAGTATTGCAATATCCATGAATACCATTCTTTCTTCTTTTGTCCACTATCTCAGACCCTTGAAACTTAAATATTGCTGGTCTTTACTTGCCGAACATGCATTTCGACCACATTCCTACCACGAACAGCGATCCTATCTAGAAGAAATTGGCAGAAAAATTGCAAAAAAGTGTCATGGATTACCGTTAGCTGCTGTAGAATATGGGGCTATTCTTCGCATCTCATCGGACCCAAATGTTTGGAATTATGTGCTAGAAAGCCACGCTCGGGAAACAGCTTATGAGGTGCTAGCTTCTCTCGAATTGAGCTACAATTTTCTTTCTTATCCTTTAAAACGGTGTTTTCAATATTGTTCAATTTTTCCAAAGAAGTCCGTCTTAGAAAAAAGGATGGTAGTTCAGTTGTGGATTGCAGCAGGCTTACTAGAATCATCATCCACAAATCAAGAAAAAGTTGGAGAAGAATACTTTGATGATCTAGTGTCAAGGTCATTGATACATCGGCGATCTATTGGTGATGAGGAAAGAAACTTCGGAATGCATAACTTCATCCATGATTTAGCTACAGAGGTTTCATCTTCATACCATATCAATATGGACAAACATAACCCAGATAATCGGATGCGGAATTTCTCATATAATAGAGAGACATATGATTCATATGACAAATTTGATAAATTATACGGATTAAAAAGTCTGCATACCTTTCTAGCATTCCCATTACAAGAACAACTACCTCTTTGTTTGCTATCAAACAAGATAGTACATGACACGCTGCCAAAAATGAAACAATTACGCATGTTGTCTCTGTCAAGCTACAAGAGCATCACCAAGGTTCCCAACTCTATTGGAAATTTGTTATATATGCGATACTTAAATCTCTCTCACACTAATATTGAAAGGCTCCCTTCTGAAACATGCAAGCTTTACCATCTGCAGTTCTTGTTGTTGGCAGGCTGTAAAAGGTTGACCGAATTGCCGGAGGACATGGGAAAATTGATTAATCTGCGCCACCTTGACATTAGTAACACCGCGTTGAGGGAGATGCCAGTACAAATAGCCAAGCTAAAGAATCTCCACACTTTGTCTGACTTTGTTGTCAGCAAACATAATGATGGATTGAATATTGCAGAGCTAGGAAAACTTCCACACCTACAAGGAAAACTTTCAATCTCACAGCTACAAAATGTTAATGACCCCGTTGAAGTAGATCGAGCCAATATAAAGATGAAAGAACAAATAGACGAATTAGCCTTGGAATGGGATTGTGGTAGTACTTTTTTAGATTCACAAATTCAAAGTGTTGTACTTGAACATTTGCAACCCTCAATAAATTTGAAAAGTCTCACCATCAAAGGCTATGGTGGAATCAGCTTTCCAAACTGGTTACGTGATTTTTTATTTAGCAACATGGTGTATATGAAGATTTCGAATTGTGAGAATTGTTTATGGCTTCCACCCCTTGGACAGTTGGGAAATCTAAAAGAACTCTTTATTGAAGGGATGCAATCAGTACAAACAATTGGTACTGAGTTCTATGGGAGTGGTGGTTCTTCATTTCCCGCTTTGGAGGTTCTACACTTTGAGAATATGCAAGAGTGGGAGGAATGGGACTTGATTAGAGGTACGACTACAATGTTTCCTAGTCTAAAAACTTTAACGCTAGGTAACTGCCCCAAACTGATAGTAGGAAACATAACAGACAAATTTCCTTCCTTAACTGAACTTGAGTTAAGAGAATGTCCTTTATTGGTTCAATCAATTCCATTATCTGATCATGTATTCGGGCAACTGACGTTCCCTCTGAATTCTCTTCAACAACTGACTATAGACGGTTTTCCATCTCTGATGTCTTTCCCAATAGATGGTCTACCAAAAACCttgaaacttctcataatcagTAACTGTGAGAATCTAGAATTCCTTCCTCATGATTGTTTGCATAACTATACATCACTTGTGGAATTGAAAATATCTTATAGCTGTAATTCAATGATATCATTTACCTTAGGCACTCTCCCTGTCCTCAAGAGTCTGTTTATTGAAGGTTGTATAAATCTGAAATCAATATTAATTGCAGAAGACGAGTCGGAAAAGAGTCTCTCATTTCTTAGAAGCATCAAAATATGGGATTGTAATGAACTGGAGTCATTTTCCCCCGGCGAATTGGCAACTCCAAACCTTGTTTATATTGCACTGTGGAAGTGTGAGAAGCTTCATTCACTGCCAGAAGCAATGAACAGTCTAGCTAGCCTTCAAGAAATGGAAATCGATAATCTACCAAATCTTCAATCTTTTGTCATAGATGAGTTACCTAGCAGTTTACGGAAACTATCTGTTGGCTCTGTTGGTGGGATTACCTGGAATACTGAGCCAACTTGGGAACATCTCACTTGTCTCTCGGAGTTGCGAATTAACGGCGGTGATACGGTGAACACGCTGATGGGGCCATTGCTACCTACATCACTTGTGACGTTATGCATTTGTGGTCTTAATGATACAAGCATTGATGAGAAATGGCTTCAACACCTCACTTCTCTCCAAAACCTTGAGATTATTAACGCTCCCAAACTCAAGTCGTTGCCAAAGAAAGGATTTCCTTCCTCTCTTTCAGTACTAAGTGTGACTCGCTGTCCATTACTGGAAGCAAGTTTGCGGAAAAAGCGGGGGAAAAAGTGGCGTAAGATTGCTCACATTCCCTCCATAATTATTGATGACGAATTGATCACATGA